In the genome of Lathyrus oleraceus cultivar Zhongwan6 chromosome 4, CAAS_Psat_ZW6_1.0, whole genome shotgun sequence, the window CCGAATTCACATCAGAATGAGAGAGATCCTGAGGTTATGCAggtatgagactgcatggttgaaagaaggcttataaggattaattgaTATTACatataccaacaagatgcatcttcttttcggtagcctaatagataagaacttcatagttaattttgcttgacttggagtaatatttggatgagtgaccttatgggaagtttcccggaaagcatgtgagtgaggacaaaactTGCTGAAAAGATCCGTGTTGGTTTGCGGGGTGAGTCagtaatcctgaaagcagtctaAGGCGTTACATAAGGCAACCAAATCTTCTACAGTTCTGGAAACTCCATTTTCATTGGTTTAAACTAGGTCTATTGAAGAATTTGAGCAAAAACATAAACACCAGCTTGTTGTGAAGCAATTGATTGGAAGCCTATTGTGGCTGGCTGTTTGGATATTCCATATGTTGTTAGTCTTATTGCGCATCAACAAATTGATTACTTTATGAAGCTTGCACACGACTATAATGAAGACCTCCTTCAAGTATTTTACTCTAGGCTACATGATAGGCGTGGTTCATCCTTCAAGTTTACCATAGGTAATACTGTTTATAAGTTTACTAATGATCTTTGGAAGTCTTTATTTGGTATTACTATTGTTGATGCTGATGATGAACCGTTGGTGACAGATACCAACCTTCATCAACATTTTAAATAGAACATACATATGAGTTAGTTACTTAAGGCTCCTCATTCTGATGATTGTTATGATCCTATTACAACTGACCAATTGAAGATGGTTCCTAGGATTTTGCTATGGATGGTTTCTCATGCATTGCGCCTAAATAAAGGCGGGTTCTCAAGAATAGATGGTGCTGAAATTCATCTGATCTATATTCTTTTGAACAAGATTAAAACTAATTGGGCAAATTATTTTGTTTCTCGGATGTTCTCCATCAAGGGCTGCAACAAAGGAACGTAATTCTGCTATGTTTCCATGATTGCCAAGATTTTGAACTATTTCAACATTGAAATGTTAAATCTTCAGTATAGATATTCGGGCCAGGCTCAAGAGTTCTCCCAACATAAGCTAATCAATATGGGTTACTTTTGGGATGAAAATCGTCGGGTGTACTACTTTTGTATGGGTAAGAATGACAGGAAGATATATAATTTTGATGATCCTTCTGAGTTTGGTGATGAATCTGCCGAGACACATATGTTGATGATCAACCAATTGATACTTCTCATGATGTTCTTGAGGATGATACTTTTATGTAAGATGCTACTCACGGCGATGCTCATGGTAATAACTTTGATATTGGATTTGGTGACCCGTCTTCCATCATGACTATGCTACAAAACATGCAGCTTAGGCAAGATGACCATTATGAGAAAGATTGTAGGAGGCGAGATGCCTATGAGGTTACTCAAGTGTAGAGATTTTGCTTAAATGCAAGAGCACATGAGTGCCCAAATAAAGTACGACAAAATCCTGACTCAAGAAAAGTCCTAAATCTATTAAAAAAAATATCCTAAATGTACAAAAATCCCTAAATTTGCAGCAATCCCTAAATTTTACCCTAATTCAGTTACGAGAACATCTAAATAATACATACTTGTGATCGAAATTTTGTCTTCAGCTACTTAGAATTCCTTCGTTttgaacaacaacaacataataTTTCTGAAGCTATATTAACTTCTCCACATCAACAAAATATTTCAGAAACTATATTGAGTCACTTGTCAACCTCATCAAATAACATGTCACTTGGCAGTTGTCTTTGACTTCGACTGACGTCCACTACCGGAAGAACAAACATTGACAATGTTTCCAAAAACAAAAAGAGGATCAAAGTGACATTAAGGGACCCACCTGAATCCAAAAATATAGTTAAGGGATAAAAAGAATATTTTGCCTATATTTTTCAAAGAAAACATACTACTTGAATGATCTATTTGATAGACTATAGTATTATGGTCATTCCAAGAGTATATAACTTTAAATTCGATATAATCGCCTCTATAAATATACATATGATTCTCTCGTCATTAAACATCAACAACCTAGGTCACTTCGCCAAATCACAAGTGCAATGAACCATATACATAAACTAATCCCTTAATACCTTTTTCCCACTAAACATGTGATGCCATGAACCACTACTATGTGCTAGCCAAGCTTGTTCTCAGTTCATTATTAATGTTATTCCTTTTCAATTGACTTGATGTTGCACAAAAATTAAATAACACGCCTCTTCAAAGAAATATACAAACAAGCAACataattattaaaaaacaaaatttaattaACTTCTAAAAGTACGCATTTACCCGATGGTGTCTAACTTTGAGATATTAAATTAACAGAAATATTTTCAGAAAATGCAAAAACGTTTACAGGGATATACTACTTGGTACTTTCTCACTTGAGAAAAAAGTGACAACGAGCTAATCTACTTTCTTCCTTACTGTGTTAAAGGACCTACAATCATTCCTCAGTACTCCAAAACTGCTGGTGCAGGATAACCCGATTGCGTCACCAACAAGGATGACTTAAGTTTAGAAACCAAAGAAACCAAGCTCACTGGCTCTCTCCTTCTCAAATGTCTCAAAGTACTGATAGATGATTGTTACGGCAAGTAAGATTCCGGTTCCTGAACCAATTGCCCCCATAAAATCTGCCAATACTGTCAGGGCACCAATACACATTCCTCCAAATGCTGCAGCAGTGGGAATGTATCGGTTAAGCTCTTTCTGCAAGTTTGATTCCCGATGGCCAGGCATAACCATTTGTTGTTCCTGCAAGTTGAAAAATGATGGTTATCACATGCAAAATTTTAGAAAGCAATGGAACCAGTTCCCGGTTGTTAAAATAGTGCATAGCCTTATTAAACACAGTTATTAACTCCAAATGAATTTTAAATAAATGCATGTGAAATCTGCACCTTCAACTGCTTGGCAACATCCCTAGCAGATGAACCAGAGACTTCAATCCAAGTTTTGGAGAACAAGGCACAGGCTGACAGCATAAACACCAGGTAGAACAGTGCATGGAAAGGATTGGCTGCCATATCAGCTAAGCTGTAAAAAAACAGTTCAAAATGACAAATTAAGAGTTGGGACAACAAGTAGATTAAATATATAACTGATTGAAGTTTTGTATCAAGCTCAGCAAAGAATTTAATAGGTTTATAATTATAAAACCATTTGAAAGGAAACACCTCTATTACCTAGAGGGTGCAGTTATATAGTATGCAATGCCACCAACAGGAATAGAGTGACCACCTCCATATTCAGATTCCTTCCATTTTCCCAACAGATCCACAATGAAGTTTCCGGCATACTTTCTGTGTAGCAGCTGTAAATACCAGATAAATTCATATTGTTAAAAACAATAGGAAAATATTTACCCCAATTTGCAACATACCATGATAAAACTCTATACCTGGGAAAGGAAGTAGAGATTGGAAACAAGGGCAGACTGAAGAATAATGGGCATGTTGGAGGTGTAAAACAGTTTGATTGGATATGAGCCCTGCTGTCCACGAGCATTCTTTGACCTTACAGGCAAAACCACGCGGAAACCTTGGAAGTATATCACAATTAGAAAGATCAAGACAGTAGCCAGCAGATTTGTGACATTAGGAAGATTCTGCCGATAAAATGCTTCCCGGAGAGCACGAACCTTATCTGTTCTAGTTATCAACAAATGGAATAGAGCAATTACAGCACCCTCAAACTCGGCACCCCGGCCACTATTAATGGTAGTGGGACTAAATGCTTTCCATATAATGTTTTCACTGCATCAAAATGAGACAATTCTTCAAAATTCATCCATAAAAATTCATATAGTGTTTTTATAAAAGTGTGTATTCTTTGTTTATAAAAAAATAGCAACATCCATAaaaaaaatatcaatattgaaATGGAAAAAAAGGCATCAAAAAATTTACCAGATATTAGTGGCAATGAATAGAGAAATTCCAGATCCCAAACCATAACCTTTTTGAAGGAGCTCATCTAAACATATGACAATGATACCAGCAAAAAAGAGCTGGAGGATGATGAGGATGGCATTTCCCACTCCAAGTTGGCCCACACTACCATACATCCCTGAAAGAACATAGGCAACAGCCTCTCCAACTGCTATCAAGATGCCAAGTAGTTTTTGTGCACCATTCCTGAGAGCAAATGAATTTATCCCATTAGTCAATCTACTTGTGCATGAGAACAAACAAAATTTTCCAGAATATGGTAAGCCATAACACAAAGCTATATTAATTTCCCATACTCCAAAAAGAAGCATGTATAACAAATTCAGAACTACCAATGAAACTATCTGAAATTTCCAGCGTACACCATGGGGGAAAATATCATATGTACTAGGAAAGAAAATAACATAAACAACAAATAAAATACTTACAAGAGAGCACGATCCTCCCTTACATTGTTgtccacttcaatgatcttcgACCCAGCCAAAAGTTGCATCACCAATCCAGAAGTCACAATGGGGGTGATTCCAAGCTCCATAACAGTTCCTCGGTTAGAAGCTAGGATAACACGCATCCAATAAAATGGATCAGCACCCGTTGTTGAGTGTATTCCATACAGAGGGAGCTGACTACAAACCAGAAAAATGAACAGGGCGATCACAGTATATATGACCTTCTCTCTAAATGGCACTTTCCTATCAGCAGTCTGAACTTCAGGAAGGAATGGTAGAAAAGGTCTGACTAAGTGAAGCACTCTAAACCCACCTCCCATCTTACCAGATTAGACTAATTAAACCTGCATAAAAAATTTACAGTGCAAGGATGAGTAGATGCCATAGATATGAGAACAGGAAAAACTAATACTAAATCAACACCTCAGCATCCATAAGAAAATTCATAAAGAAAAGACATCATAATTAGTTTTCCTAGTTATGTCATTTTATATTACTAGATAGAGTTTGAGGGGAAATAACTAAACAAGATTTGCTCCCATACAGAACTTAAAACATGCAGACTTCATAAATCATTAACAAATAGATGAAAACAATGACAAAATCCAAATCAACAACATCACATTACAGAGCAAATTCTTCATTTTAAAAAACTAAAAATAGATCACTTCCAGGTCCCAAAAAAAATTCTGAAATAATGAAAACAGTTTAATTATAATTCTCGGTGTACGTGTATTGAATAATAAAGACATGTGATCCAACAAACCTTTATCTATGGATTAGAAACAATGAAAACATTGACAATCACATAACATCTACATTCAGCATGAAATCGAAATGAAAAAGCATGCAACCAAATCGACCTCGATCCAGCTATATCCGTATCAATCGATTCAAAAACACCAAGGCGGGAAAAAAGATCCTAACATACCCGCGATTTCAAAACCCTTATCGcatgcaacagatcaacaattTTCCATCAACACGTTCATCCAGACACAAATCACGGCTGAATTTTACAGCGCTAATGCGCATGCAATCATGAACATCGGCATAAACGAATAACAGAAAACAAAACGGAGATCGAACGATcacatacatatatacatatatacacAGATCTGTAAATCTGAGAATACCTGAAAGGAATAAAAAAGGAAGAGATTTACCTATCGATTGAGAATAGGGATTGCGATTGCGATTCCGTGGAGTGCAGAAATGGAGAAATTAGGTTCCGCTGCTGCGGTGAGAACTGGATCTAAGAAACAGAGGTTCTTCCGATTCAAATAGGAGAAATGGTGGAGGAGATCTTTACGTGGGTTAACAAATAGTATTGTGACACGTCGCTTTTTAATCCGATGTGGCAATACTAACCAATTTTGACCTCtttcttgtttttatttttaacGCGTTAATTTTTTTTTCAGAGCCGGGATTTATTTATTTTTCGGAAATTCAGATTGATAAAGCCACGAATATCCGATAGATTTTCGCTCTTGAAATTTTAGGTGGATAAATCTACGGGTGATTTTGTTGTAGTAAAAAAACTACAAGTGAATCACAAGATACTTATAGGGTTttttatagaatttatttatGGTTCTTTTATTCAATAAACAATTCCTCTTACTACAATTTTATTCATATCTTCTTTTTAAAATATTAATCTCAAATgttaaaaaatatatttatgtAGTTACTAATCTTATTTgttaaaaaaatatatgtataaTTGAATTTTAGAATATTTAAATTATCACAAATATATTTAATTCTAAAATACAACACAATAAgaattattttatatttattattgATGTTATTTATAATTTATTTGTATTTATATAATACATTTCTTATATCTAAGAAGCTGCTTtattaaaaatcataatttttttaataataatttaattcaaaaaagacatattattaaaatataaaaaattcttaaaaaatcAATAAAACAAATATCATAGAAAAAAATGTAGAAAACTCTATGAAGAGTTAATGCAACCATTTCAAAAcatttaattttataaaaatatattcAACCAAAATCCATTCATTTCTTTTTTAAAAGGAAAtggtttatatatatatatatatatatatatatatatatatatatatatatatatatatatatatatgttatcgtttttattttaaatagactgattaaaaaaataaaacaaaaaattagATTAATAAGGTAAAGAAAATAAAGAATTTTTTAACAAAAGAAAATTAATATTTGTTGTTACCTTTTTCTTGCCCCTTTTTCAAGTTCATATCTTTCTTTTAAAGACATAAAAGTTAAAATTAATGTTGTAAAAAAATAACGTTTTTATTAGATTAATCAttataatttaattttaattttttggGTCTGACTTgagaatttctatcaatcttgatgaacaagattgtaatcacccacacaataacaatgaaaaagagaagaacaattgagaaataaaagaaagaacgattgagaagaagaatattttctgcaAAGTTTCTTTCTGCCCACAACCTGTGGAAAACTtttttattcactttgcaactgcaaaatttTGTGAATACAATCTTATGAATACAACATTACAAGAATAAgagttactccctctatttatgGATTTAGGTTAACCTACTTCATaagtcaaagcccaaaactataaaagcccaaaatagttaacactattaaaaatatgcctaagtcgaaatcatgtgtgaagcaacatgtttcgacacttcgacaaacTAGTGCAACTCgacacactaggtgattcgacacttccttatTTTTGTCGAGCAACATGCTTTGgcacaaggaattacaattcaacacaccacctaattcattgtgtctaagctacTACTTTATCATAGATCTTAGTCTTTTGAACACTTCGACatgcactcccttcgtcatgatgtctgcaatctgattctcagttctgcagtgttccatatgaaggagaattgcgatccaaaatgcagcggaaattaaaaattgctcctttaatgatccttacgaattgacatgatcagtgatagaatcgttacctcttatggcgattgaaaccCTTGATACATATCgaaggagtgatcacgaacgttgaatggtgacaacgcctctactcagtccacacgaacggattccttcagtctcagtgctagctgttacgaatgaagactttgagtgagagagagagagagagaaacgaaatttgCATCTGAATAAATacttttgcacaagggttctatttatagaaccacctgtgtgggctgtaagctaaaaaggccacttaagtgtatgtggctcatatcttatgatataccaaaatcacttaagcgtgtggtaccttaccatatttcgtattctacttaagtgcactgtaccttatgatgttctacagttcacttaagtgcatcgtaccttacggtgttccttatttactctatctctcatcaacCTGTCCTattgtgtgtgaccctgtaggttttcgtggcattgacaattatattaaatcatgtatttaacataataaacaacgagcggtatctagcaacatatcactactacccaagacacgaaaatatcatgtgatctgacaaatccttttgtgataatacttatgtgtacaattacctttttgctcttatgtttatattgaacacaaggcatagaccgtgtcatccttgtccaatttaatattgggcccgtagacatttatcctgttacgcaggatgggaaaattccatctaggtcactcatgtcccgcaacatgcttcgtggagtacccatcaactgtctttatggtcatccagttaaGGACAATGTTTGACcaacaataaggcactcaactctacatctagggtccatagtggtttcaggtcgaagggtggtatacaccattatcaccatgagaataacttatgacactttgcataacattctatataatattctcatagctggtcaatccagtataaatattacacttaatattcatacccatgtttaagacttgataactccttatccatgatccatgagcTATGATCATTAGTCTAcatacataataatcttaatgctttaatgttatcccatttcacaacaaagctcgactacggatactttaaaaataatgtccttatgttaatgggatctcatgattaagtcacacttgatacattaaacagactagctattatagggactttattaagcaaacataataaagaaaaagccttttattattaataaataatttgatacaagtacccaaagtattggcctctagggcttacaccaacaccgcattcatcttcccatctgctacctgctctcgaagataatggaacctcatctcgataTGCTTGCTTCAACCATGCGgtatcggattctt includes:
- the LOC127075318 gene encoding uncharacterized protein LOC127075318, coding for MGGGFRVLHLVRPFLPFLPEVQTADRKVPFREKVIYTVIALFIFLVCSQLPLYGIHSTTGADPFYWMRVILASNRGTVMELGITPIVTSGLVMQLLAGSKIIEVDNNVREDRALLNGAQKLLGILIAVGEAVAYVLSGMYGSVGQLGVGNAILIILQLFFAGIIVICLDELLQKGYGLGSGISLFIATNICENIIWKAFSPTTINSGRGAEFEGAVIALFHLLITRTDKVRALREAFYRQNLPNVTNLLATVLIFLIVIYFQGFRVVLPVRSKNARGQQGSYPIKLFYTSNMPIILQSALVSNLYFLSQLLHRKYAGNFIVDLLGKWKESEYGGGHSIPVGGIAYYITAPSSLADMAANPFHALFYLVFMLSACALFSKTWIEVSGSSARDVAKQLKEQQMVMPGHRESNLQKELNRYIPTAAAFGGMCIGALTVLADFMGAIGSGTGILLAVTIIYQYFETFEKERASELGFFGF